From the uncultured Methanomethylovorans sp. genome, the window AAATGATGGAGGAAAGGTTTGAAGCGCATTTTGGAACACTGCGCAAATAGTTTTATTATAGGCTGCTGAACACTCAGTTTTCAGCAGTTTTTTTGTCAATTAAATTACAGTTTTCTGGCGCGGGATTCATCTTTTTTAAATTGCTTGATAAACCAGTATATGAGGCATGTACCTAAAATTAGACCTATAAGCCCTTCTCCATTGAGAAATATCAAATTACCCCCTATAATACCTTGCTCATTTCTATAGATATCTCCAAGTATAATTGTATTCAAAGCGTTCCATATTGAGTGAAAAAGTATAACTGGTAGCATATTTTTAGATAAATAGAAACAATATGAAAATGGGAAACTTAAAGTGAATATAGCGCATGCTTGGATAAAGCATACTATAAGTGGGTTGCTTGAACCTGTTGCCCTTGCCAGCAGATACACTGCTGGAACATGATATAATGCCCAAACTATACCAACTATAATAGTTGAATTTGTTTTTCCTCTAATTTTAGTTAATTCGGGAAGTAAATAGCCTCTCCATCCGTACTCTTCTCCCAAGACGCCGAATATAGTAGCAGTAATTGAAATTGTAGTAGTTATAGTATCTTTTATTGTGAACATTATTTGGATATTTAGTTCTCCTATTCCAGTAATAATGCCTATAAGAATGCAAAAGATAACAAAAAAAAGAGGATAAAGTATACCAAATAGAAGTGATGTAGCACTTACCTTTTTGGCGAAATGTGCGAGTTTAGTTTTTGAATTTTTATGTAATATTTTTACAAAAATGATTGACAACAGTCCTGGAATCAACATTATTATCGAAAACAATTTTAGTCCTATAGTTGGATTAATAAAAAGAGCAATGGTTACCAGCCAAGAACTTGTCAAAACAGCAAGAATGTAAGCCTTTGAATAGTTTTCCTGCAATTCACTTTTTTCATTCATAAACTAATACTCACCTAAATATAATTAGTTTGATATGAGACTATACTTATGGAACTATATATAGTTTTAAACGATTCTTAAAACTCAACTAATGACTCTATAAAATCCTGTTTTAGATCTTTCCCCTAATCATTTTATGAAAAATCTTCTTAGGCATTGTTTCTAGAGAAAACACAAAAATGATAGTCTTGTCAAATCATATATGGCATACCGTTAGAAATCTAATATCTCCTGTATGATAATGAGCATGATAAGGATAATCGCTATCAGCAAAGGGATTATATAGTCATTTGGAAATCTATAAAGTGCCTAGAGGGGCAAAATGAACCATCAGGCAAGCACAGAAAAATGCGTCAGCCCGTCAAAACCTGGCGGGCCTCTCTCCTCTCTTTTTAATATTTCAAACTTGAAAAGTCCATGAGTCTATGATAATTATCGTCCTTTATTTACCCACACAATCTTGAGGAGATTCAACGATCTTAAGTGGATTCAGATTAACTCTCCATTGTCTCTACTCTGCTCTCACTTTCCAGTTTGTTACTCATGAATATTGGCAGACAAAGGACAATTCCACAAAGGATAAAGACCAGTCTAAAACCTAAT encodes:
- a CDS encoding CPBP family intramembrane glutamic endopeptidase, with the protein product MFTIKDTITTTISITATIFGVLGEEYGWRGYLLPELTKIRGKTNSTIIVGIVWALYHVPAVYLLARATGSSNPLIVCFIQACAIFTLSFPFSYCFYLSKNMLPVILFHSIWNALNTIILGDIYRNEQGIIGGNLIFLNGEGLIGLILGTCLIYWFIKQFKKDESRARKL